A window of Longimicrobium sp. genomic DNA:
CGCGCTGCTGCTGTGGTGGCGCAGGCGGCGCGACGTGGCCGACGCGCTGGGAGACCCCGCGCTGGTGCGGCGGCTGGCGGGTACTGACCTGCGAGCCTTCCCCCGCCGCCGCGCCGCGCTGCTGATCCCCGCCGCCGCGCTCCTGGGCCTGGCCGCCGCCGGCCCGCGCTGGGGCGAGGTGCGTGTGGACGGCGTTCCGCGTGGAGACGTGGTGCTGGTGCTGGACGCATCCAACTCCATGCTGGTGGAAGACGTGCGGCCCAATCGCTTGGAGCGGCAGCGCGAGATCGCGCGGACGCTGGTCCGGCGGCTGGAGGGCTCGCGCGTGGGCCTGGTGGCCTTCGCCGGCAGCGGCCACGTGCTGACGCCGCTGACCGACGACTTCAGCGCCCTCAACCTCTACCTCGACGCGCTGGGGCCCGACATCGTGCACCAAACCGGGTCGTCGCTCTACTCGGCGCTGGCGGAGGCCGTGAACCTGCTCGACGTACCCGGCGCGGGGGAGAACCCGGGGTCCATTGTCCTGATCACCGACGGTGAGGCGCTGGAGCCGGCGAGCATGGTCGGGCTGTCGCTGGACCGGGCCGTCCGGCGCCGCGTGGCCATCCACACCGTGGGCCTGGGCACCGCCGCGGGAGGCCCTGTACCCAACGTAGACCCCGAAACCGGACGCCGCCGCGGGTTCAAGCGCGATCCCGAGACACGCGAAACCGCCGTCTCGCGGCTGGAGCGGCCGGTGCTTTCCGCCATCGCCCGAACGACGGGTGGAACGATGCAGGTGATGCCGAGCGCGCAGGCGGTAGCGGCCCTGGCGAACGCCGCCGCGTCGGGCGGGCGGGGGCCGGGCGGGGGAGATTCGCATCCGGACAACCGCTACGAGTGGTTCCTGGCGCTGGCGCTCGCGCTGATCGCCGCGGATGCTTT
This region includes:
- a CDS encoding VWA domain-containing protein, with product MALSRHPLGEGAVMRWADPFLLHLIPLFPALVAAALLLWWRRRRDVADALGDPALVRRLAGTDLRAFPRRRAALLIPAAALLGLAAAGPRWGEVRVDGVPRGDVVLVLDASNSMLVEDVRPNRLERQREIARTLVRRLEGSRVGLVAFAGSGHVLTPLTDDFSALNLYLDALGPDIVHQTGSSLYSALAEAVNLLDVPGAGENPGSIVLITDGEALEPASMVGLSLDRAVRRRVAIHTVGLGTAAGGPVPNVDPETGRRRGFKRDPETRETAVSRLERPVLSAIARTTGGTMQVMPSAQAVAALANAAASGGRGPGGGDSHPDNRYEWFLALALALIAADALSEHRRPRPRPEERP